A single region of the Phyllostomus discolor isolate MPI-MPIP mPhyDis1 chromosome 14, mPhyDis1.pri.v3, whole genome shotgun sequence genome encodes:
- the LRIG2 gene encoding leucine-rich repeats and immunoglobulin-like domains protein 2 isoform X2, producing MNYNELTEIPYFGEPTSNITVLSLVHNTIAEINAEVFQFYPALESLDLSSNIISEIKTSSFPRMQLKYLNLSNNRITILEAGCFDNLSSSLLVVKLNRNRISMIPPKIFKLPHLQFLELKRNRIKVVEGLTFQGLDSLKSLKMQRNGISKLKDGAFFGLENMEELELEHNNLTEVNKGWLYGLRMLQQLYVSQNAVERISPDAWEFCQRLSELDLSYNQLTRLDESAFVGLSLLERLNLGDNRVTHIADGVFRFLSNLQILNLRNNEISWAIEDASEAFAGLTSLTKLILQGNQIKSITKKAFSGLESLEHLDLNNNAIMSIQENAFSQTRLKELILNTNSLLCDCHLKWLLQWLVDNNFQHAVNASCAHPEWLAGQSLLNVDLKDFVCDDFLKPQIRAHPENTVALRGVNVTLTCTAVSSSDSPMSAVWRKDSEILCDPDVENFVRYQQQAGEALEYSSVLHLFNVNFTDEGKYQCIVTNHFGSNYSQKAKLTVNEMPSFLKTPMDLTIRTGAMARLECAAEGHPAPQISWQKDGGTDFPAARERRMHVMPEDDVFFIANVKIEDMGIYSCMAQNIAGGLSANASLTVLETPSFIRPLEDKTVARGETAVLQCIAGGSPAPRLNWTKDDGPLLVTERHFFAAANQLLIIVDAGLEDAGKYTCIMSNTLGTERGHIYLNVLSSPNCDSSQSGIGHEDDGWTTVGIVVIVVVCCVVGTSLIWVIVIYHMRRKNEDYSITNTEELNLPADIPSYLSSQGTLSEPQEGYSTSEAGSHQQLMPPANGYLHKGPDGGTGTRVICSDCYDNANIYSRTREHCPYTYIAEEDVLDQTLSSLMVQMPRDTYLAHPSHGATALESLAVPADAELPAFRPGREKTETLQRQLWSVGDGLGLPRPAFPQQPVLESPQLHRNADPVERGTDCSASPAPCHSSHDRTVDFTRTRNVQDGSEGT from the exons ATGAATTATAATGAGCTAACAGAAATCCCGTATTTTGGAGAACCAACCTCTAATATTACTGTACTGTCATT AGTCCATAATACAATCGCAGAAATAAATGCAGAGGTGTTCCAGTTTTACCCTGCTCTGGAGAGTTTAGATCTCAGCTCAAATATAATATCAGAAATCAAGACATCTTCATTTCCTCGAATGCAGCTTAAATACCT GAATTTGAGTAATAATAGGATAACCATCTTGGAGGCTGGTTGCTTTGATAACTTATCGAGTTCCTTATTAGTGGTCAAGTTAAACCGAAATAGAATTAGCATGATTCCACCCAAGATCTTTAAGCTCCCTCACCTCCAATTCTT GGAACTTAAAAGAAACAGGATTAAAGTTGTGGAAGGCCTAACATTTCAAGGGCTGGACTCCTTAAAATCTTTGAAGATGCAGCGGAATGGAATTAGCAAACTTAAAGATGGAGCTTTCTTTGGCTTGGAGAACATGGAAGAATT AGAACTGGAGCATAACAACCTTACAGAGGTGAACAAGGGTTGGCTGTACGGCTTGCGAATGTTACAGCAGCTCTACGTGAGCCAGAACGCTGTGGAAAGGATCAGCCCCGATGCCTGGGAGTTCTGCCAAAGGCTGTCTGAGCT TGATTTGTCCTATAACCAGCTGACTCGCCTGGATGAGTCTGCCTTTGTGGGTCTGAGCTTACTGGAGAGATTGAATTTGGGGGACAACAGAGTCACTCACATCGCCGATGGTGTATTTCGGTTTCTTTCCAATCTTCAGATACT AAACTTAAGAAACAATGAAATTTCGTGGGCCATAGAAGATGCTAGTGAAGCCTTTGCTGGACTTACAAGCCTCACtaaatt AATCTTACAAGGAAATCAGATTAAATCAATTACAAAGAAAGCATTCAGTGGTCTTGAATCCCTTGAGCATCT agatttgAACAACAATGCTATAATGTCTATCCAGGAAAATGCTTTTTCTCAGACTCGCCTGAAGGAACT GATTCTGAACACAAATAGTTTGCTCTGCGACTGCCACCTCAAGTGGCTGCTTCAGTGGCTGGTGGATAACAACTTCCAGCATGCTGTGAACGCGAGCTGTGCGCACCCGGAGTGGCTGGCGGGGCAGAGCCTCCTGAACGTGGATCTGAAAGATTTTGTCTGTG ATGATTTTCTCAAACCGCAGATACGAGCGCACCCTGAAAACACAGTCGCTCTCCGCGGCGTGAACGTGACCCTGACGTGCACTGCAGTGAGCAGCAGCGACTCCCCCATGTCCGCTGTGTGGCGCAAAGACAGCGAAATCCTGTGCGACCCCGATGTTGAGAACTTTGTTCGCTACCAGCAGCAAGCTGGAGAAGCCCTGGAATATTCCAGTGTCTTACATCTTTTCAATGTGAACTTCACCGACGAGGGGAAATACCAGTGCATTGTCACTAATCATTTCGGTTCTAATTATTCTCAGAAAGCCAAACTGACTGTGAATG AGATGCCATCCTTTCTGAAAACTCCAATGGATCTCACTATTCGCACCGGCGCCATGGCCAGATTAGAATGTGCTGCAGAGGGGCACCCTGCACCTCAGATTTCCTGGCAGAAAGATGGGGGCACTGACTTTCCTGCGGCCCGAGAAAGGCGAATGCATGTCATGCCCGAGGACGATGTCTTCTTCATTGCCAACGTGAAAATAGAAGACATGGGAATCTATAGCTGCATGGCACAAAATATAGCCGGGGGCCTCTCAGCAAACGCCTCACTCACGGTGTTAG AGACGCCCTCGTTCATCAGGCCCCTGGAGGACAAGACCGTGGCCCGGGGCGAGACTGCGGTGCTGCAGTGCATAGCCGGAGGGAGCCCCGCCCCTCGCCTCAACTGGACCAAAGACGACGGGCCGCTGCTGGTGACGGAGCGGCACTTCTTTGCTGCCGCCAACCAGCTCCTCATCATCGTAGATGCTGGGCTGGAAGATGCTGGGAAATACACCTGCATTATGTCCAACACGCTTGGGACAGAACGGGGGCACATTTACCTAAATGTCCTATCATCCCCTAACTGTGACTCTTCCCAGAGTGGCATTGGGCATGAAGATGATGGCTGGACCACCGTCGGCATTGTCGTCATTGTGGTGGTCTGCTGCGTTGTGGGCACCTCCTTGATCTGGGTCATTGTGATTTACCACATGAGGAGGAAGAATGAAGACTACAGCATCACAAACACGG AGGAGCTTAATCTGCCTGCAGACATCCCCAGCTACTTGTCTTCCCAGGGAACTCTGTCGGAGCCGCAGGAAGGCTACAGCACCTCGGAGGCGGGCAGTCACCAGCAGCTGATGCCTCCCGCCAATGGGTACTTGCACAAAGGCCCTGACG GTGGCACTGGCACCCGGGTCATCTGCTCCGATTGTTACGACAACGCCAACATCTACTCCAGGACGCGAGAACACTGTCCGTACACCTACATTGCCGAGGAGGACGTTCTGGATCAGACACTGTCCAGCCTCATGGTCCAGATGCCCAGAGACACGTATCTGGCACACCCTTCTCACGGTGCCACTGCCCTGGAGAGCCTGGCGGTACCAGCAGATGCGGAGCTGCCTGCCTTCCGCCCCGGCCGGGAGAAGACGG